The Natronomonas salsuginis genomic sequence CGCCGCCGCGAGCGAGTACCGCCGAACCGTAGCCGGCCCCGACGGCGACGACGAGCAACGACGGCTCGCCGATGGCGATCGCCGCCGCGGCGACGAGGCCCCCGACCACGATTCCCACACCGTCGGTCGCGGCGGTCAGCGTTTCCGGATCGCCGTTCAAAAACGGCTCGACCCGCCGGATCGACTCCGGGACCGACGACCGCGGTGAGAGCTCGGTCAGATGGCGGAGCGACCGTGCGGCGTCCGATCGCATGGAATCACACCTCCAGTTCGCGGGTCCGCTTGCGGATGTCGGTTCGAACGTCGGCCGCGGTTTCGGTCGGCGTCGAGAGCGCCGCGATCAGCCGGCTATCGCCCACGTCGATCGTCTCGGTTTTGGGGTCGTACAGAGGTTCGAACGCGACGCCGTCCGGCGTTCGACGAACTGATTCGATCGATCGAACCCGACGCTGGCGGCTGCCCGCCTCCTCGTACGCTTCGAGCGTGACGACGAGATCGGTGTCGGCGAACGCGGACTCGGCGACGCCGAGATCGGTGACGACGCGCTCTCTGACCGACTCCCCGCCGCCGCCGTGGATCGTCCCGAGGACGGTGCCGTCCGCCGCCCCGACGCGCATCGCCTCGTAGAGGACCTGCGCTTCCTCGCCGCGGACCTCGCCGACGACGAGCGCGCCGTCGCCGAGTCGGAGCGCAGTCCGGAGGGCGTCCGTCGCGGTGATCGACATCCCGTCGCCCTCGGTCACCCGAAGCGGCTGGACGTCGCGATCGTCGCCCTGGAGTTCGGAGACGGGGAGCTCCGGCGTGTCCTCGATCGCGACCGTTCGGACGTTGGACGGGATCTCCCACAGGAGCGCGCTGAGAAGGGTCGTCTTGCCGGCCCCGCGCGCCCCGGCGACGAGCGTCGCCGCCCCGCGGGCCGTCGCGACAGAGAGGAACGCCGCGACCTCGGCCGACAGGGTCCCGTTCTCGACGAGTTCGGCGATCCGAAACGCCTCCTCGTCGTGCGCGCGGAAGGTGAATCCGGTGCCGTCGCTGACGGGATCGGTGACGCCGGCGATCCGAATCCGTCGACCCCCCGCGTCCTCGGTCGCATCGAGCGTCGGACTCGCCTGTGAAAACGCGCGCCCGCTCGATCGCCGAAACCGCGACGCCAGCGCGGCGACGCCGGCGTCGGTCAATCGGACGTTCGTCAGCACCGTCCGTCCGTCACAGCGCACTCGGATGCGGTTGTCAGCCACGGGCGCGGTCGCGAACACGTCGGTCACGCCCGCATCCGCGAAGCAGTCGTCGAGGACGCCGAGCCCACGCGTGTGTTTTTCCAGCGCGTCCGCCAGGACGCCAACCGGCTGCCCCTCGGTGGCGATCGATCGAACGGCGCGCGAGGCGGCGCGCGCGCCCCCATCGATTTCGCCGCGGGCCAATCGCGCGTGGGCGGCGGCGAGGGTCGCCGTATCGGCCGGATCGAGCCGATGTTCGGCGGGGGTGAGGTGATACATCGTCCCCTCGTCGCTCTCGTACCACCGGACGATCGCTCCGGTTTCGAGCTCGTATCGGTCCCGGAGCGTGGCGTCGGCCGCGGGTCGCGTGGCGACTCGGGATTTGGCGACCGTCGGGCCGACGTGCGGTCGGAGCGCGGTCGGGTAGTCGCTCCCGAGAAACACCCCTAACCCGGTTTCGGCGACGAGGTTCGAGACGGCACCGTTGCGTCCGGCCGCCGCCTGCGCCGCGCCGAGCGGGTCCTCGCGAGCGCGATCGGCGAGCGCCTCGTCGTGAAAGCCAGCGGCATCGGCGAACCGACCGGCGGCGACGAGAAGCGCAGCGCTCCTCCCCTCGTAGGCTCGCTCGAAGCCGTCCGATCGCGTACAGATCGAGTCGACGTCTCGTCGTTCGAGCGCCTCGATCACGGTCCGACGGCAGGCCGACTCCGTCGTCAGTCGACCGCCGCCCGGACAGTCGTCGCCTTCGACGCTGAGGCGGTCGGCTTCGAACGTCGGCTCACAGCGACACTCGGATTCGGACGACAGCAGGCGGGTGAACATGGGGCATCTGGCCCCGTTTTCGCACTTAAACCCTCGCTCGGTCGAGCCGCGCACGTACCACCGCCTCGCCGTTGAGTCGAACCAGCGAGAGTCGCAGTCGCGTTCGATCGGCGACGATCGTTGGCGCGTCGATGCGGACCGGGACGGCCGTCTCGACGGTCGTGTTCGGGCCGCTCGCCGGGATCCACCGCAACTCGTCGTCGTCGATCCGGAATCGTCCGGGATCGGCGAACGTCGGCTCCGGCGGATCGAGGACGATCGTCGTCGCCGGCGGTGCATCGGATCGCTCGCCGGGATCGTTTTCAGCGGCGAGTCGTTCCGCCGTCGCGTTTATCCGTTCGAGTTCGTCGATCGCGAGCGCGGCCGCTCGATCCCGATCGGCGTGTTCGGCGCTCGGGAGGGCGATCCCGAACAGCGCGGCTCCCAACGCGACGGCGAGGACGACGCGGATCACAACCGCGCTTTGAGTCGGTCCAGCGGCGTCGAACGCCGCGCCCCGTCAGTACCTTCCGTCTCGGCGTCCGTTTCCGACGCCGGGCCGGACGCGGCGTCGACCGTCTCCGTGGGCGCAACGTTTCGCTCGATGGCCTCGGCCGTCCGCAACGCCCGATCCGCGCGCCGCTCGACGTCTTCGTTGACCGCTCTGACGGAGCCGACGTAGCCGCGGAGCGCCTGTACAGCTGCCTCCAACTCGTCTATCCGAACCTCTAACTCGTCGAGTCGGTCGGTTCGTTCGAGCGGTTCCTCGCCCGAAACGGCGCGCTCGACCGCCGCCAAGCGCCGCGCGACGGACTCCCTGTCGTGACCCCGGTCGTTCTGGGACATGCGGTCGGATGGTTCGCTTTCGGATATAAACGCTCGGCCCGCTCTCAGACGAGCGATGCGCCGTCGAAGTCACCGCGGTCGATCTTCACGTCGAGCAGTTCCAATATCGTCGGCGCGATATCGTACAGGTCGGCGTCTTCGATCTTCGCGGTATCGTCGTCGACGAACAGACAGGCGTTCCCGAAGCTGTGCATCCCGTTTCTCGGGCCGATATCGAAGACGTCGTCGCCGCCGCGGAAGCCGGCCTTGAGGTCGAACCCGTCGTTCGGAATGACGACGAGATCGGGGGCGATCTCGTCGTGTTCCCCGCGGAAGGCGTCCTCTTTCGTCACCACGCGATCCGCGACCGGACGGCCGTCGGGACCCTCGAACGCCTCCAGCTCGGCTTTCAACTCGGCGCGCACCGCCTCGTACTCGGCTTCGGGAACCGAGCCGCGCGGCTCGCGACCTTCGAGGTTGATGTAGAATCGCCCCGGGATGAGCGAGTACGCTCGCGTTTCGTCTGTGACATCGCTGAGACTCTCGTGATCCTCGTCCTCGAAGGAGAGCCAGCCGTTCTCCGCCAACCAGACGTTACATTTTACCTCGTGGTCGAGCGTGGTGAACCCGTGATCGGACGCGACGACCATCGTCGTATCCTCGTCGAGCATCTTTCGGAGTTCGCCGAGATACCGATCGAGCTTCGCGTAGAACTCGAGGAACTCCTCTTTGTACTCGCCGTCCTGCGCGTAGTGTTTAAATAAAAAATGGTTCACGCGATCCGTCGTCATGAAGACGCCGAAAAAGAGACTCCAGTCGTCCTGCTCGATGTAGTGTTTGAACGCCTCGAAGCGGGCATCGAGCGTCCGATGGGCGTCCTCGATGAACTTCGATTTGTCTTCTTGATGGCCGAGCTTGGCGTTCACGTCGATCTGGTAATCCAGCCGTTCGAGCGTCTCCCTGAGTTCGTTCGGGTACGCCGCCTTCTCGACGCCTGGCGAGAGAAAGCCGCTGACCATCCGCTGAACGTCCCGATCCGGCGGGAACGTGACGGGGACGTTCATCACCGTCGCCTCGCCACCGGCGGCGTCGACTCGCGACCACAGCCGCGTCGCACGCACGTCTTGTCCCATCGGAACGTACGTGTCGTAGCTATCTATCTCGCGGTCCTGAAAGCCGTACACGCCTGTTTCCCCCGGATTGACGCCCGTCGTCAGCGCCGGCCAACACGCGCTCGATTCCGGCGGAACGATCGAATCGATCGCGCCGCCGGCGGCGAAGTCGCTCAGGTTCTCGAACGTTTCCTCGTTGTCAGCGACCAGCGAGTACGGTACGCCGTCGATGCCGAAAAAGGCGACACGCGGTCCGCTCCCGCCACGAAGCCGGTCGAACAGTCCCATATGCCCGTCTGCGAGAGGAAGCTACAAGAAGTTTCGTTTCGACGGACAGTGGCGACATCGGTCGTCGAAATCGGCACCCGTTCGTCGAAGCCGATCGTCTGTCCGGGGCCGGCTCGCTCGCCGACGTGGGACTCCGCGTGAAACGACGTCTACGATGGACTCTCGCTTCCGGATGGATCAGCCGAAGTGTTCCTCGTAGAGGTCCTGTGCGTGTTCGATCGCGTCCATCGCCGCCTGTTTGTCCTCCCACCCTTGCGTCTCGACCTCTTTGCCCTCCTCGAGGTTCTTGTAGGTCTCGAAGAACTCCGCGATCTCGTCGAGCGTCTGCTGAGGGATATCGTCGATGTCGTCGACGTGATCGTACCGCGGGTCCTCGCTCGGCACCGCGATGACCTTGTCGTCCTGCTCGCCGTCGTCGTCCATCTTCATTAGCGCGACCGGACGCGCTTCGATTATACAGCCGGGGAACGTCTGATCTTCCACCAACACGAGCACGTCGAAGGGGTCCTCGTCGTCGTAGTACGATCGCGGGATGAACCCGTAATCCGAGGGGTAGTGGACGTTCGAGTGGAGCACGCGATCCAGGACGACGCCGGGGATGTCCTTGTCGTACTCGTACTTGTTTCGCTCGCCTTTGAGACACTCGACGACCGCGTAGATCTCTTCCGGCGCGTTCGGGCCCGTTTCGAGGTCCTCCCACAGGTTAGCTGCAGCCATACGCGACGGGTGCGGCTGAAAGCCGCAAAGAGCTTTCGACATCCGATCGTCGTTCCGGCGTCCCTCGCACACGACGACGTTACCGATCTTCCTTGGCCGCCGCGATCTCGACGATGCGCCGAAGCGACTCCTCCACGCGGCGGCGCTGCTCGTCCGACGGCCACGCGTTCCGCGGGAAGTATTCGGTTCGGAACTCCTCGCGCTCGCCGGTGGTCGCCGCCTCGATCGGCTTCGCGTAGTGGTTGCTCATGAAGTCCGCGAACGCGGTCGCCGTCGCGCCGTGGACCTCGCCGTGCCGATCCTCGACGCGCGAGGCGATCGCTCGATTGTGCGCGTCGATCGCGTCCCAGTCCGCGTCGGCTCCCGGTCCCGAGATCGATCGCTCGACGGCGCGAGTCGTGTCCGTGATCCGATCGAGCCGAACCGTCCCGTCCTCGACCCACTCGATCGGGTACAACACGAGCGTCTCGCCGGTGTCACTCTCGCGGACCCTGGCGGTGTAGCCGTGTGCGTCGAGCAGTTCCTCGCGCTCGTCGCGGTATGCGGTTCGCTCGTTCCCGTCGACCGCCTCGCGAGCGCGGCGCGTGAGCGTCTCCGCGCGGTCGATCGCCTCCTCGGGGAGGGGAAGCGCCCCCGAGTCGTCGTGGTCGTCCGTCGGTGCCGAATCGGGTGTGGGGGTCTCGTCAACCATCGAGCGCCTCGTTGGCTAGTTCGTCGGCGCGGCGGTTTATCTCTCGCGGAACGTGGTCGATAGACCACTCCTCGAACTGCCCGAGCAACTCGCGGACGCAGACCCGCTTCTCGCGGAGCGTCGGATCGTTCGTGTTCCACTCCCCACGGACCTGCTTGACGATGAGCTCCGAGTCGCCCTTTATAACGAGCTCGTCGAAGCCGTACTCGGCGGCGACCTCGAGCGCGCCGATCAGCGCCTCGTACTCCGCTTGGTTGTTCGTCGCGCGGCCGATCCGCTTCGACCCCTCGGCCGCGATCCCGTCGCCGGTCACGATCACCCACCCGATCGCGGCCGGTCCCGGGTTTCCGCGCGAGCCGCCGTCGAAGTAGACGTGCGCCCGGCCGCCGCCGCCCTCGATGAGCGCGACGAGCCGTGCGGGATCGGCTCCCTGAACGACGACCGACGCCTCGTAGGCGACCGCCGTTGCGCCCTCCCATTCAGCCCGCCACAGTTCGTGTTCGGTGTTCCCCGGACGGATCTCGACGCCTTCAGTCTCCAGTCGCTCGCGGGCGCGGTCCGGATCACACTCGATGACGGGCATGTCTCTGACTCCCCGACGGTCGGGGTTAGGGGTTCCGATCAGGCGTGTCGATCTCGGTCCTGAGGCCCGAATAGCATTTCACCGTCCGCCCCGAACGCTACCCATGCGCCTCGACGAGTACGTCGACGACCTCGACCGCGACGAGTCGGTCGAACTCCGCAAGCTCGCCGAGGAGAAATCGTACGCAGTCACCGAGTTCGTCGACGACGCGCGAACCCGATTCGACGAGACGCTCTCCGACGAGACGCTCGTCGGCTCGACCGCGCCGTCGGTGTTCGTGGGCCGGTCGAGCTACCCGCGCGTTTTCGCCGGCCTGCTCTCGCCGGTCGGCGACGAGGACGACGCCGCGGACTACGCGACGACCGGCGAGTGGTACCGACACGGCTACGGGATCGAGGACGTGTTTCGGCGCCGAACCGGGCTGTTGAACTCCACACGGCGGTCGAACGTCGACGTCTACGACGTCTGGGACGGCTTCGTCGGCACCCAACGGGAGGTCGCGATCGCGGATCGCCCCGTCGACATCGAGTTGGGGCTGGACGGCCGCCCCGGGTTCGACCTCGACGGCACGCTTGAGGACATCGCCGCCCCCCGTGGCCCCCGGATCAGCGCGGACAGCGCGCGGGTGACGGAGAACCCCTCCGTCCCCAGAGCGATCGAGAAGACGCTCTCGGACGACGACTGGCGCGCCGAGGGCGCGATGACGTATCTCTACCGCCGGGGGTTCGACGTGTATCAGATCAATAACGTCCTCTCGGTCGGCGCGCTCGGACAGGGCGAACACCGTCGGCTCGTCCCAACGCGGTGGTCGATCACCGCCGTCGACGACACAATCGGGCAGTACCTCCGCGGGACGATCCGGAACGCGTCTTCGATCGACCGGACGCTGGTCTGGCACGCCGACTACATGGGCAACGAGTACTGGGTCGTCGCCACGCCCGGCGAGTGGGAGTTCGAACTGATCGAACTGAAAGCGCCGGGCAGCATCTGGAACCCCGACCCGAACGGTCGGCTCTACATGGCGGCCGACAGCGAGGGCTACGAGGGCCGACGCGGCTACGTCGAGGAGACCTCCGGGGCGTACTACGCCGCCCGCCTCGGCGTTCTGGAGGCGCTCTCGGAGCGTGATCGGCAGGCCAAGGTGTTCGTCGTTCGCCACGCGACGAACGAGTACTGGGCACCAGTCGGCGTCTGGCAGATCCGAGAGTCGATTCGCGACGCGGTCGAGGGCGAACCGGTCGTCGCCGAGAGCTTCCACGGCGCCGTCAGCGAACTCGTTCCTCGCCTGCCCGTCTCGATGGCCGATCTCCGGCGAAAGTCGACGATGGTCGCGGGGATCCAAAGCGATCTCTCCGCGTTCGGCGCGGGGGTCGGTGATCCCTGAGATGACGGTCCTCCCGAGCGGTCCCGAACTGTTCGTCGTTCTCCTCTCGTTGCTCTTTCTCCTCCTCCCGGGTGCGTACCTGTACATGATGGTCCGCGAGCGTCGTCCGCTGACGCAACTCGGTCGCCGTTGGCGATAGCGCCCCCCGCGGGGGAAGGGACTTAACCCGTCGCATGAAACGAGAGATAACGAGCGATGCTTCTCATCCTCTGTGTCGACCTCGACGACGACCTCGGCCGAAAGACGGCGTTCGACACGCCCGTCATCGGCCGCGACGCCGTCGAGGAGGCCGCCGTCGAACTCGCCACCGCGGACCCCGAGGACTCGGACGTGAACGTCTGCTTTCAGGGCGTCCATCTCCACGACAGCATCGACGACGAGTCGGTCGAGGTGGCCCTCGTGACCGGGACGGCGAAGGCAGACGTCTCCGCCAACCGAAAGGTCGGCGAGGAGGTCGACACCGTGCTCGCGTCGCTGTCGACCGGCGAGGACGTCAAAGCAATCGTCGTCACCGACGGCGCACAGGACGAGAGCGTTCTCCCGGTCATCCGCTCTCGGGTGCCGATCGACGGCGTCCGGCGCGTCGTTGTCAGGCAGGCACAGGACCTCGAATCGATGTACTACACGTTCAAGCAGGTGCTCGCTGATCCAGAGACCCGGGGGACGATTCTCATTCCGCTCGGAATTCTGCTGTTGATCTATCCGATCTCGATCCTCGCGGAGGTGATCGGCCTCCCTGGGTCGTCCCTCGGCGTCATCTCCGCGCTCTTGGGGCTGTACGTCCTCTTCCGTGGGCTCGGACTGGAGGACACGATCGACGACACGCTCGAACGAATTCGCGTGGGGCTCTTTTCGGGGCGCGTCCAGCTCATCACGTACGTCGTCGCGGCCGCGCTCGTCATCGTCGGAGTCGTCGGCGGCGTCGAGGCGACCGAGGCGCTCACCGAGGTCGACGGCGAACCGACGCAGGCCGCCGCGGCGTTCGTCTACGGGGCCGTCCAGTGGGCCGCCGCGGCCGGGGTCGTCGCCGCGCTCGGTCGGATCACGGACGAGTACCTCGCCGGCGGGTTCGAGTGGCGCTACCTCAACGCACCCTTTTACGTCGTTTCGATCGCGATCGTTCTCCACGGGATGAGCGCCTTCTTCGCCGCGCTCCCGTTCGCGGAGCTGTCGTATCTCGCCCTGACGTTGACGACCG encodes the following:
- a CDS encoding DUF7311 family protein, coding for MIRVVLAVALGAALFGIALPSAEHADRDRAAALAIDELERINATAERLAAENDPGERSDAPPATTIVLDPPEPTFADPGRFRIDDDELRWIPASGPNTTVETAVPVRIDAPTIVADRTRLRLSLVRLNGEAVVRARLDRARV
- a CDS encoding DUF373 family protein; this translates as MLLILCVDLDDDLGRKTAFDTPVIGRDAVEEAAVELATADPEDSDVNVCFQGVHLHDSIDDESVEVALVTGTAKADVSANRKVGEEVDTVLASLSTGEDVKAIVVTDGAQDESVLPVIRSRVPIDGVRRVVVRQAQDLESMYYTFKQVLADPETRGTILIPLGILLLIYPISILAEVIGLPGSSLGVISALLGLYVLFRGLGLEDTIDDTLERIRVGLFSGRVQLITYVVAAALVIVGVVGGVEATEALTEVDGEPTQAAAAFVYGAVQWAAAAGVVAALGRITDEYLAGGFEWRYLNAPFYVVSIAIVLHGMSAFFAALPFAELSYLALTLTTGTFLGLASTLAFAVAEQRYPRNRDRELTG
- a CDS encoding DUF7310 family coiled-coil domain-containing protein; this translates as MSQNDRGHDRESVARRLAAVERAVSGEEPLERTDRLDELEVRIDELEAAVQALRGYVGSVRAVNEDVERRADRALRTAEAIERNVAPTETVDAASGPASETDAETEGTDGARRSTPLDRLKARL
- a CDS encoding ATPase, T2SS/T4P/T4SS family, with amino-acid sequence MFTRLLSSESECRCEPTFEADRLSVEGDDCPGGGRLTTESACRRTVIEALERRDVDSICTRSDGFERAYEGRSAALLVAAGRFADAAGFHDEALADRAREDPLGAAQAAAGRNGAVSNLVAETGLGVFLGSDYPTALRPHVGPTVAKSRVATRPAADATLRDRYELETGAIVRWYESDEGTMYHLTPAEHRLDPADTATLAAAHARLARGEIDGGARAASRAVRSIATEGQPVGVLADALEKHTRGLGVLDDCFADAGVTDVFATAPVADNRIRVRCDGRTVLTNVRLTDAGVAALASRFRRSSGRAFSQASPTLDATEDAGGRRIRIAGVTDPVSDGTGFTFRAHDEEAFRIAELVENGTLSAEVAAFLSVATARGAATLVAGARGAGKTTLLSALLWEIPSNVRTVAIEDTPELPVSELQGDDRDVQPLRVTEGDGMSITATDALRTALRLGDGALVVGEVRGEEAQVLYEAMRVGAADGTVLGTIHGGGGESVRERVVTDLGVAESAFADTDLVVTLEAYEEAGSRQRRVRSIESVRRTPDGVAFEPLYDPKTETIDVGDSRLIAALSTPTETAADVRTDIRKRTRELEV
- the nreA gene encoding DNA repair protein NreA; its protein translation is MRLDEYVDDLDRDESVELRKLAEEKSYAVTEFVDDARTRFDETLSDETLVGSTAPSVFVGRSSYPRVFAGLLSPVGDEDDAADYATTGEWYRHGYGIEDVFRRRTGLLNSTRRSNVDVYDVWDGFVGTQREVAIADRPVDIELGLDGRPGFDLDGTLEDIAAPRGPRISADSARVTENPSVPRAIEKTLSDDDWRAEGAMTYLYRRGFDVYQINNVLSVGALGQGEHRRLVPTRWSITAVDDTIGQYLRGTIRNASSIDRTLVWHADYMGNEYWVVATPGEWEFELIELKAPGSIWNPDPNGRLYMAADSEGYEGRRGYVEETSGAYYAARLGVLEALSERDRQAKVFVVRHATNEYWAPVGVWQIRESIRDAVEGEPVVAESFHGAVSELVPRLPVSMADLRRKSTMVAGIQSDLSAFGAGVGDP
- the rnhA gene encoding ribonuclease HI, yielding MPVIECDPDRARERLETEGVEIRPGNTEHELWRAEWEGATAVAYEASVVVQGADPARLVALIEGGGGRAHVYFDGGSRGNPGPAAIGWVIVTGDGIAAEGSKRIGRATNNQAEYEALIGALEVAAEYGFDELVIKGDSELIVKQVRGEWNTNDPTLREKRVCVRELLGQFEEWSIDHVPREINRRADELANEALDG
- a CDS encoding alkaline phosphatase family protein yields the protein MGLFDRLRGGSGPRVAFFGIDGVPYSLVADNEETFENLSDFAAGGAIDSIVPPESSACWPALTTGVNPGETGVYGFQDREIDSYDTYVPMGQDVRATRLWSRVDAAGGEATVMNVPVTFPPDRDVQRMVSGFLSPGVEKAAYPNELRETLERLDYQIDVNAKLGHQEDKSKFIEDAHRTLDARFEAFKHYIEQDDWSLFFGVFMTTDRVNHFLFKHYAQDGEYKEEFLEFYAKLDRYLGELRKMLDEDTTMVVASDHGFTTLDHEVKCNVWLAENGWLSFEDEDHESLSDVTDETRAYSLIPGRFYINLEGREPRGSVPEAEYEAVRAELKAELEAFEGPDGRPVADRVVTKEDAFRGEHDEIAPDLVVIPNDGFDLKAGFRGGDDVFDIGPRNGMHSFGNACLFVDDDTAKIEDADLYDIAPTILELLDVKIDRGDFDGASLV
- a CDS encoding inorganic diphosphatase gives rise to the protein MAAANLWEDLETGPNAPEEIYAVVECLKGERNKYEYDKDIPGVVLDRVLHSNVHYPSDYGFIPRSYYDDEDPFDVLVLVEDQTFPGCIIEARPVALMKMDDDGEQDDKVIAVPSEDPRYDHVDDIDDIPQQTLDEIAEFFETYKNLEEGKEVETQGWEDKQAAMDAIEHAQDLYEEHFG
- a CDS encoding DUF7108 family protein is translated as MVDETPTPDSAPTDDHDDSGALPLPEEAIDRAETLTRRAREAVDGNERTAYRDEREELLDAHGYTARVRESDTGETLVLYPIEWVEDGTVRLDRITDTTRAVERSISGPGADADWDAIDAHNRAIASRVEDRHGEVHGATATAFADFMSNHYAKPIEAATTGEREEFRTEYFPRNAWPSDEQRRRVEESLRRIVEIAAAKEDR